The Candidatus Rubrimentiphilum sp. genome includes a window with the following:
- the murI gene encoding glutamate racemase → MSLGLFDSGLGGLTVLRRLREKLPHQDVVFFADQAHVPYGDRSTPELAELLSENVAFLDARGVDAIVMACNTSCATASQRGWPQSRAPIVDLIESAAIAIERAGFKRVGVIATSATARSGAYTKAIHARVKGADVFEVAAPALVPLVEAGKLEGPEPRAAVAAVCAELPSDLDAVILACTHYPLLDSHFEAVLGERVTRVDPAIVQAERAAELATQRGYTAGSGATVCVTSGDLEHFRAAVAATLGRVPNLSFERREPSVLSS, encoded by the coding sequence GTGTCCCTAGGTTTATTCGATTCGGGACTCGGCGGGCTGACGGTGCTGCGGCGGCTGCGCGAAAAACTGCCGCACCAGGACGTCGTGTTCTTCGCCGATCAAGCGCACGTACCGTACGGTGACCGCAGCACGCCCGAGTTGGCCGAGTTGCTGAGCGAGAATGTGGCTTTTCTCGACGCGCGAGGTGTAGATGCCATCGTCATGGCGTGCAACACGTCGTGCGCGACCGCTTCACAGCGGGGTTGGCCGCAATCGCGCGCTCCGATCGTCGATCTCATCGAATCCGCGGCGATTGCGATCGAACGCGCCGGTTTCAAGCGCGTCGGCGTTATCGCGACCTCGGCGACTGCGCGGAGCGGCGCGTACACGAAGGCAATTCACGCGCGCGTTAAGGGTGCGGACGTTTTTGAAGTCGCGGCTCCCGCGCTCGTTCCGCTCGTCGAGGCCGGAAAACTGGAAGGACCCGAACCGCGCGCCGCCGTCGCAGCCGTGTGCGCGGAGTTGCCGAGCGATCTCGACGCAGTCATCTTGGCGTGCACCCATTATCCGTTGCTGGATTCGCACTTCGAGGCGGTGCTCGGCGAGCGCGTGACGCGCGTGGATCCGGCGATCGTGCAGGCGGAGCGCGCCGCCGAACTCGCAACGCAGCGCGGCTACACGGCGGGAAGCGGTGCGACCGTGTGCGTGACGAGCGGCGACCTCGAGCACTTCCGCGCAGCCGTGGCGGCGACGCTGGGGCGGGTTCCAAATCTCTCGTTCGAACGCCGCGAACCGTCCGTGCTTTCGTCGTGA
- a CDS encoding GerMN domain-containing protein → MRSSRVLLLLALLIAVAAIAWYFTSHRTGAGGITVYYTKVDGGSEIPWTISVRPQNAKESSAEYTQYLALYAASQAVAGPPQNISAVRFPAGTHVLSATVDGTTATVDLSADANKSGGTLNESGEFKSLVWTLTSLPGIDRVAVRIAGSKVATLPGGSFEIDEPLRRSDW, encoded by the coding sequence GTGAGATCTTCACGGGTCCTGCTTCTTCTAGCGCTCCTGATCGCCGTCGCCGCGATCGCGTGGTATTTTACGTCACATCGTACGGGCGCCGGCGGCATTACCGTGTACTATACAAAGGTTGACGGCGGATCGGAGATTCCGTGGACGATTTCGGTGCGTCCTCAGAACGCCAAAGAAAGCTCCGCCGAGTATACGCAATACCTGGCCTTGTACGCCGCGTCTCAGGCCGTGGCGGGCCCTCCGCAAAACATTTCGGCCGTTCGCTTTCCGGCTGGAACCCACGTGCTCTCCGCAACCGTTGACGGAACGACGGCAACGGTCGATCTTTCGGCCGACGCGAACAAAAGCGGCGGAACGTTGAACGAGAGCGGTGAGTTCAAGTCATTGGTGTGGACGCTCACGTCCCTTCCCGGTATCGATCGCGTGGCCGTGCGGATTGCCGGCAGCAAAGTTGCGACGCTGCCCGGAGGGAGTTTCGAAATCGATGAACCGTTACGCCGTTCGGATTGGTAG
- a CDS encoding N-acetylmuramoyl-L-alanine amidase: MNRYAVRIGSVLALALSAILCAAAADAADNSYIYNGKRIVFQTLIERPAGPAVSADDPGLHALVSAKGATLSWDSENQYILITFPGPTVISFAIGDPHYLAGSVTQTAAFAPFMRDGHPYVPLNDVLHALKLPPFSTVSPAAAPATPSPLPAELAPPPTPIPFATPMPSPQPVQVTAVDVQTQPGSVTIRIAVSGDGAFDWHRLRPPDNRWWIDIHGARLGMPPSDQTAGDPVTSVRTRQQSGDAVRVALSLTDFDQVDVVPDDGGITITVASRKLADAPRSGTGTFGSNATAQATPVASPVVSPSARYVPTNPNLIAIDPGHGGSDPGAGRGDAQEKKITLDIAKRVRDILVARGWQVIMTRDTDKDVYAPNDSARDELQARDDVANSRGARLLISIHVNSYVNSGPHGVTTFYFKAGDFALAQAVSRRVIAELGVKNNGVVKDKLYVINHAIMPAALVETAFISNPDDLALLQSSSWRQKMAQAIADGIVDYTESN; the protein is encoded by the coding sequence ATGAACCGTTACGCCGTTCGGATTGGTAGCGTCCTCGCGCTCGCGCTGAGCGCGATACTCTGCGCCGCGGCCGCCGATGCGGCCGACAATTCATACATCTACAACGGCAAGCGGATCGTCTTTCAAACGCTGATCGAGCGTCCGGCCGGGCCCGCGGTTTCGGCGGACGATCCCGGCTTGCACGCGTTAGTCAGCGCCAAGGGCGCCACGCTATCCTGGGATTCGGAGAATCAGTACATTCTGATCACATTCCCCGGACCGACCGTCATCAGCTTTGCGATCGGCGATCCCCACTATTTGGCCGGGTCGGTTACCCAGACGGCTGCGTTCGCGCCGTTCATGCGCGACGGCCATCCGTACGTTCCGTTAAACGACGTGCTCCACGCGCTGAAGTTGCCGCCATTTTCTACGGTTTCGCCGGCCGCGGCGCCGGCTACACCTTCGCCGCTGCCTGCGGAGCTCGCGCCGCCGCCGACGCCTATACCGTTCGCAACGCCGATGCCCTCGCCGCAGCCCGTGCAGGTGACGGCGGTGGACGTGCAAACGCAACCGGGCAGCGTCACGATTCGGATCGCGGTGAGCGGAGACGGCGCGTTCGACTGGCACCGGCTGCGTCCGCCCGACAACCGCTGGTGGATCGACATTCACGGCGCTCGCTTAGGTATGCCGCCGTCCGATCAAACCGCGGGCGATCCGGTAACGTCCGTTCGCACGCGCCAGCAGAGTGGCGATGCGGTGCGCGTCGCGCTCTCACTCACCGACTTCGATCAGGTGGATGTGGTTCCCGACGACGGCGGCATCACCATTACCGTGGCAAGTCGCAAACTAGCCGACGCGCCGCGCAGCGGAACCGGGACCTTCGGTTCAAACGCCACGGCCCAGGCTACGCCCGTCGCCTCGCCGGTTGTCTCCCCGAGCGCGCGCTACGTTCCGACGAACCCGAATTTGATCGCGATCGATCCCGGGCACGGCGGCAGCGATCCCGGCGCGGGGCGCGGCGACGCGCAAGAGAAGAAAATCACGCTCGACATAGCCAAGCGCGTGCGCGACATTTTGGTTGCGCGCGGCTGGCAGGTCATCATGACGCGCGACACCGACAAAGACGTCTACGCACCCAACGATTCGGCCCGCGACGAGTTGCAGGCGCGCGACGACGTTGCAAATTCGCGTGGCGCGCGGCTGCTGATCAGTATTCACGTCAACAGCTACGTCAACTCCGGGCCGCACGGCGTCACCACGTTTTATTTCAAAGCCGGAGACTTCGCGCTCGCGCAGGCTGTCAGCCGCCGCGTCATCGCCGAACTCGGAGTCAAGAACAACGGTGTCGTCAAGGATAAGCTGTACGTGATCAACCACGCCATCATGCCGGCCGCACTGGTCGAGACGGCGTTTATTTCGAATCCCGACGACCTCGCGCTCCTGCAATCGAGCAGCTGGCGGCAGAAGATGGCGCAAGCCATCGCCGACGGCATCGTAGATTATACCGAGAGCAATTGA
- a CDS encoding phosphatase PAP2 family protein, producing the protein MLEHPVLTPVPVRNRRVWRDLARILSTILNPFLTALALFVILSYVLAHGRTDEFWKLLFLTTFFTSIGPMLFIFWLYATDRISDLDMSIREERERVFGVFVVFYLAGTATLWLTHAPKLLIASLAGYTLATAIVQYITRYWKISTHAVGITAPLVALSFLYGRQPLPFLVLIPMVCWARVYLRAHTIAQVVAGAVLATFSVTFFFWLFHIKALSQS; encoded by the coding sequence GTGCTCGAGCATCCGGTCCTCACGCCAGTGCCGGTTCGGAACCGGCGAGTCTGGCGCGATCTGGCGCGGATTCTTTCCACGATCCTCAATCCGTTCTTGACTGCGCTGGCGCTTTTCGTCATCCTGTCGTACGTGCTCGCGCACGGCCGCACGGACGAGTTTTGGAAGTTGCTCTTCTTGACCACGTTCTTCACCTCGATTGGTCCGATGCTGTTCATCTTCTGGCTCTACGCGACCGATCGCATCTCGGATCTCGACATGTCGATCCGCGAGGAACGCGAGCGGGTCTTCGGCGTCTTCGTCGTCTTCTATCTGGCCGGTACGGCAACGCTGTGGCTCACGCACGCTCCCAAACTGTTAATCGCTTCGCTTGCCGGCTACACGCTCGCAACCGCGATCGTGCAATACATCACGCGGTACTGGAAGATCAGCACGCATGCCGTCGGCATCACTGCGCCGCTGGTGGCGCTTAGCTTTCTGTACGGCCGCCAGCCGCTGCCGTTCTTGGTGCTGATCCCGATGGTGTGCTGGGCCCGCGTCTATTTGCGCGCGCACACGATCGCGCAAGTGGTCGCCGGCGCCGTGCTGGCCACGTTCAGCGTAACGTTCTTCTTCTGGCTGTTTCACATTAAAGCTCTGTCTCAATCGTAG
- the secG gene encoding preprotein translocase subunit SecG yields the protein MTWLLAAATAAPAAVPTGVPIQLTQNVASTPHVNTWFQQNASWLTHGLAGLFVISAVGLVTLLAIQTTKQEGLSGTLGGRVESAYSRLGAEEQLKRITGIFAVGFVVLGTILSLTGI from the coding sequence ATGACCTGGCTGCTCGCAGCCGCTACAGCCGCGCCGGCCGCAGTGCCGACCGGCGTACCGATACAACTTACGCAAAACGTCGCGAGCACGCCGCACGTGAACACTTGGTTTCAGCAGAACGCCAGCTGGCTGACGCATGGACTCGCGGGCTTATTCGTCATCTCCGCAGTCGGGCTCGTGACGCTGCTCGCGATTCAAACGACCAAACAAGAGGGTCTCTCCGGAACGCTGGGCGGCCGCGTCGAGTCCGCGTACAGCCGCCTCGGCGCCGAAGAACAGCTCAAACGCATCACCGGCATCTTTGCCGTGGGGTTTGTCGTTCTCGGCACGATCTTGTCGCTGACCGGAATCTAA
- a CDS encoding FAD-dependent oxidoreductase has protein sequence MNVRVVIAGGGPAGMMLGFLLARAGIEVAVLEKHADFFRDFRGDTIHPSTLELIWELGLLDAFLALPHSEVTQFSGIVNDRVYPFVDLTHVPTHCKFLAFMPQWDFLNFLVQQGRRYPGFHVLMQTEATGTLMDGARVTGVRATTPQGEIEIRAALTVGADGRHSTLREAAHMRSKNFGVPIDALWLRLPRKPDDPAQVFGYIKNGRIFVMLMREEYWQCAYVIAKGSFETLKARGLEAFRAGIADQAPFVSDRVDALQSWDDIKLLTVQVDRLEKWCNEGLLFIGDAAHAMSPIGGVGINLAVQDAVAAANILYPALAANREPDLAAVQRRRTFPTVMTQALQLVFQNLIMRRVLAAQPAQTPRPSKPLLPLMLFTWFPLLRRIPARVIGVGFRPEHIHTPQV, from the coding sequence GTGAACGTAAGAGTCGTCATAGCCGGCGGCGGGCCGGCCGGTATGATGCTGGGATTTTTGCTCGCGCGCGCCGGCATTGAGGTTGCGGTGCTGGAGAAGCACGCGGATTTCTTTCGGGATTTTCGCGGCGACACGATCCATCCGTCAACGCTCGAACTGATCTGGGAACTCGGCCTGCTCGACGCATTTTTGGCGCTTCCGCACAGCGAAGTCACACAGTTCTCCGGCATCGTCAACGATCGCGTCTATCCGTTCGTCGACCTGACCCACGTTCCGACGCATTGCAAGTTTTTGGCTTTCATGCCGCAGTGGGACTTCTTGAATTTCCTGGTTCAGCAAGGGCGGCGCTACCCGGGGTTTCATGTGCTGATGCAAACCGAAGCGACCGGAACCCTAATGGACGGCGCGCGGGTGACCGGCGTTCGCGCGACGACGCCGCAAGGCGAGATCGAGATCCGCGCGGCTCTCACGGTCGGTGCGGACGGCCGCCACTCGACGTTGCGCGAGGCAGCGCACATGCGTTCCAAAAATTTCGGCGTACCGATCGATGCACTTTGGCTGCGCCTGCCGCGGAAGCCGGACGACCCCGCGCAAGTTTTCGGCTACATCAAGAACGGCAGAATCTTCGTGATGCTTATGCGTGAGGAGTACTGGCAGTGCGCATACGTCATTGCGAAGGGAAGTTTCGAGACGCTGAAAGCGCGCGGGCTGGAGGCGTTTCGTGCCGGCATCGCCGATCAAGCGCCGTTCGTGAGCGATCGCGTCGACGCTCTGCAAAGCTGGGACGACATCAAACTGCTCACCGTTCAAGTCGACCGCCTGGAGAAGTGGTGCAACGAAGGCTTGCTCTTCATCGGCGACGCAGCGCATGCGATGTCGCCGATCGGCGGCGTGGGGATCAACCTGGCCGTTCAAGACGCGGTTGCGGCCGCCAACATTTTGTATCCGGCACTGGCCGCAAACCGTGAGCCGGATTTGGCGGCGGTACAGCGCCGGCGCACATTTCCGACCGTCATGACGCAAGCGCTGCAGCTCGTGTTTCAAAATCTGATCATGAGAAGAGTTTTGGCCGCGCAGCCGGCGCAGACGCCGAGGCCCAGCAAGCCGCTGCTGCCGCTCATGCTTTTCACGTGGTTTCCGCTCTTGCGCCGTATCCCGGCGCGCGTGATAGGCGTTGGGTTTCGCCCCGAACACATCCACACGCCGCAAGTCTGA
- the dxs gene encoding 1-deoxy-D-xylulose-5-phosphate synthase: MVIERIDSPADVKTLSRPEIDRLGREIRELLVEVCAQNGGHLAPNLGVVELTMALHRTLNLPQDRVVWDVSHQTYVHKLLTGRRDRFSTLRKGGGLSGFAMRSESEYDCFGAGHASTGVSAALGMAQARDLTGGKETIVAVIGDGALTGGLAYEALNNAGQMRTNFIVILNDNEMSIAPNVGSMASYLSVLRSKPFANQVRETGKQVLNHLPLGGMAKKAIESAEIGAMRFIAPSEKTAVIFEELGFRYIGAIDGHNYDALVDALETAKAIPRAVLLHVRTVKGKGYEPAERDSRTFHGIGANAFEPRDGSKKPSAGAAPKFQDVFGDAMIAIAEKDPRVIGITAAMPDGTGLSKFAKRFPERYFDVGIAEAHAVCFAAGAATNGLRPVCAIYSTFLQRAYDQVVHDVCVQNLPVVFCMDRAGVVGDDGPTHMGLYDIAYMRTLPNMTCMAPRNEEELQPMLEHALSLEGPAAIRYPRGSTSGKHCDPVAPIVHGRAEVLRRGAGVAILAYGNSVDIALDAHEQAPDVTVVNMRFAKPMDEALILELAESHKHFITLEEHSLAGGFGSAVVEFVSDRGLKVTVERIGVPNVLVQHDSQPKQRAQFGLTGEYVAARVESALERVEEPV, from the coding sequence ATGGTGATTGAACGCATCGACTCTCCCGCCGACGTCAAAACCCTGTCCCGCCCGGAGATCGATCGGTTGGGTCGCGAGATTCGCGAACTTCTGGTTGAGGTCTGCGCGCAGAACGGCGGCCATCTGGCTCCGAACCTGGGCGTTGTCGAGCTGACGATGGCGCTGCATCGCACATTGAATCTGCCGCAGGATCGCGTGGTCTGGGACGTGAGCCATCAGACGTACGTCCACAAGCTGCTGACCGGGCGGCGCGATCGATTTTCGACGTTGCGTAAAGGCGGCGGTCTCTCCGGCTTCGCCATGCGCAGCGAATCCGAATACGACTGCTTTGGCGCGGGGCATGCAAGCACCGGCGTCTCCGCGGCGCTCGGCATGGCGCAAGCCCGCGACTTGACCGGCGGCAAGGAAACGATCGTCGCTGTTATCGGCGACGGCGCGCTTACGGGCGGGCTGGCGTATGAAGCGCTGAACAACGCCGGCCAGATGCGCACGAATTTTATCGTGATCCTTAACGACAACGAGATGTCGATCGCGCCCAACGTCGGGTCGATGGCTTCCTATCTTTCCGTCTTACGCAGCAAGCCGTTTGCGAATCAAGTTCGCGAAACCGGCAAACAAGTATTGAATCATCTGCCGCTCGGCGGCATGGCGAAGAAGGCGATCGAGTCGGCGGAGATCGGCGCGATGCGCTTCATCGCACCTTCGGAAAAAACCGCGGTCATCTTTGAAGAGCTGGGCTTCCGCTATATCGGCGCGATCGACGGGCACAACTACGACGCGCTGGTCGATGCGCTCGAGACGGCCAAAGCGATTCCGCGGGCGGTGCTCCTGCACGTTCGCACGGTGAAGGGCAAGGGCTACGAGCCGGCGGAGCGCGATTCGCGAACTTTCCACGGCATCGGCGCCAACGCGTTCGAGCCGCGTGACGGCAGCAAGAAACCGTCGGCCGGCGCCGCACCGAAGTTTCAGGATGTCTTCGGCGATGCGATGATCGCGATCGCGGAAAAAGATCCGCGCGTGATCGGAATCACCGCCGCGATGCCCGACGGCACGGGACTCTCGAAGTTCGCCAAACGTTTTCCGGAACGGTATTTTGACGTCGGGATCGCCGAAGCGCATGCCGTCTGCTTCGCAGCCGGCGCGGCGACCAACGGGTTACGTCCGGTCTGCGCGATCTATTCGACCTTTTTGCAGCGCGCGTACGACCAAGTCGTGCACGACGTCTGCGTACAGAATCTGCCGGTCGTGTTCTGCATGGATCGGGCGGGCGTCGTCGGCGACGACGGCCCCACGCACATGGGGCTCTACGACATCGCCTACATGCGCACGCTTCCCAATATGACGTGCATGGCTCCGCGCAACGAGGAAGAGCTCCAGCCGATGCTCGAGCACGCGCTGTCGCTCGAGGGGCCGGCCGCAATCCGGTATCCGCGCGGTTCGACCAGCGGCAAGCATTGCGATCCGGTCGCGCCGATCGTGCACGGACGCGCGGAGGTTTTGCGCCGAGGTGCAGGCGTGGCGATTCTGGCGTACGGGAACAGCGTTGACATCGCGCTGGACGCGCACGAGCAGGCGCCCGATGTCACGGTCGTCAACATGCGCTTTGCCAAACCGATGGATGAAGCGCTGATCTTAGAGCTGGCCGAGTCGCACAAGCACTTTATTACGTTAGAGGAGCATTCGCTGGCGGGCGGGTTCGGCTCGGCGGTTGTCGAGTTCGTTTCAGATCGCGGCCTGAAAGTCACGGTCGAGCGCATCGGCGTACCGAATGTCCTGGTGCAGCACGATTCGCAGCCGAAGCAGCGCGCGCAATTCGGACTGACCGGCGAATACGTCGCGGCGAGAGTTGAAAGCGCGCTTGAGCGCGTGGAGGAACCTGTATGA
- a CDS encoding ABC transporter ATP-binding protein: MPLLEVKNLRTTFNTEDGLVTAVNGLSYSLEAGSTLGIVGESGSGKSVNALSIMRLIQRPGLIDPSSAIYFNGENLLTKSETEMRKIRGNKIAMIFQDPMTSLNPVLTVGEQISEAVQLHLGYNKKEATEKTIEMFKKVRISLPEKRIKEYPHQFSGGMRQRVMIAMALSCDPQLLIADEPTTALDVTIQAQILELMNEMQHETGAAIILITHDLGVVAEVCKNVLVMYGGNMVEYGTAEQIFDEPKMPYTQGLLASLPRLDIRDRQRLEPIPGQPPNLLRLPPGCAFAPRCKYRMPICAEPVPVYDFGEGHVARCFLYDERAKDQRTIQVETVGHS, from the coding sequence ATGCCCCTGCTCGAAGTCAAAAACCTCCGGACGACGTTCAACACCGAGGACGGACTGGTCACTGCCGTCAACGGGCTCTCGTACTCGCTCGAGGCAGGCTCGACGTTGGGCATCGTCGGCGAATCCGGCTCGGGCAAATCGGTGAACGCGCTCTCGATCATGCGGCTGATTCAGCGGCCCGGCTTGATCGATCCGAGCAGCGCCATCTATTTTAACGGCGAGAATCTGCTGACAAAGTCCGAGACGGAGATGCGCAAAATCCGCGGCAACAAGATCGCGATGATCTTTCAAGATCCCATGACGTCGCTCAATCCGGTGCTTACCGTCGGCGAGCAAATCTCCGAGGCGGTCCAGCTGCATCTGGGCTACAATAAGAAAGAAGCGACCGAAAAAACGATCGAGATGTTCAAGAAGGTGCGCATCTCGCTTCCAGAAAAGCGCATTAAGGAATATCCGCATCAATTTTCCGGCGGCATGCGGCAGCGCGTCATGATCGCGATGGCGCTATCCTGCGATCCGCAACTCTTGATCGCCGACGAGCCGACCACGGCGTTGGACGTCACCATTCAAGCGCAGATTCTGGAACTGATGAACGAGATGCAGCACGAGACGGGCGCTGCGATCATCTTGATCACACATGACCTGGGAGTCGTGGCGGAAGTCTGCAAGAACGTGCTGGTGATGTACGGCGGCAACATGGTCGAGTACGGAACTGCCGAGCAGATCTTCGACGAACCGAAGATGCCGTACACGCAAGGACTGCTGGCCTCGCTGCCGCGCTTGGACATTCGCGATCGCCAGCGGCTCGAACCGATTCCGGGTCAGCCGCCGAACCTGCTTCGTCTGCCGCCGGGATGCGCGTTTGCGCCGCGCTGCAAGTACCGCATGCCGATCTGCGCCGAGCCCGTTCCGGTCTACGATTTCGGCGAAGGTCACGTCGCGCGTTGCTTCCTCTACGACGAACGCGCGAAGGATCAGCGTACGATCCAAGTCGAGACGGTGGGTCACTCATGA
- a CDS encoding S53 family peptidase encodes MQKKLALILGAAAVFAMAACSNSLNGSIPATSSLAQPQSNVTQSCGDVAEGYARCFSLVRTDVGGGDPNGYHGIYRGVSIEPLSVNPDRRPTPPPGPTPTPVQSPTPTPAPGNPSGYAPADLQAAYALPSSANGAGQTVAIVDAYDAVTAESDLGVYRAQFGLPPCTTANGCFKKVNQTGGSTPPAANASWGQEISLDLDMVSAICPNCHILLVEANSASFVDLGTSVNTAASLGANAISNSYGGSEVSNEMTYDAYYNHPGHAVTVSSGDSGYGVEYPAASPYVTAVGGTSLSRASNARGWSETVWSGAGSGCSALEAKPSWQTDTGCTRRTVADVSAVANPNTGVAVYDSTAYRGQSGWMVFGGTSVASPVIASVYALAGNAGSVNYGSFSYANLGALFDVTSGSNGSCGTYLCTGRAGYDGPTGNGTPNGIGAF; translated from the coding sequence TTGCAGAAGAAGCTTGCACTCATTCTTGGAGCGGCCGCCGTATTTGCGATGGCCGCATGCTCGAATTCCTTAAACGGTTCCATCCCTGCCACATCGTCTTTGGCTCAGCCGCAATCGAACGTAACCCAATCGTGCGGTGACGTAGCGGAAGGCTACGCGCGCTGCTTCTCGCTGGTGCGCACGGACGTCGGCGGCGGCGATCCCAACGGTTACCACGGGATCTACCGGGGCGTTTCTATCGAGCCGCTGAGCGTGAACCCCGACCGCAGGCCAACACCGCCGCCGGGTCCGACGCCGACGCCGGTTCAATCGCCGACGCCCACACCCGCGCCGGGAAATCCGTCGGGCTATGCGCCCGCCGATCTGCAAGCCGCTTACGCACTGCCGTCCTCGGCGAACGGTGCGGGCCAAACGGTTGCAATCGTTGACGCGTACGACGCGGTAACGGCCGAAAGCGACCTGGGAGTCTATCGCGCGCAGTTCGGATTGCCGCCGTGCACGACCGCGAACGGGTGCTTCAAGAAAGTCAATCAAACCGGCGGCAGCACGCCGCCCGCCGCGAACGCCAGCTGGGGTCAAGAGATTTCGCTGGACCTCGACATGGTCTCCGCGATCTGTCCGAACTGTCACATCCTGCTGGTTGAAGCCAACAGCGCCAGCTTTGTCGACCTCGGCACGTCGGTGAACACCGCAGCCAGTCTTGGCGCCAATGCGATCAGCAACAGTTACGGCGGCAGCGAAGTCTCCAACGAGATGACTTACGACGCCTACTATAATCACCCCGGACATGCCGTCACGGTGAGTTCCGGCGACAGCGGTTACGGCGTGGAATACCCGGCGGCGTCGCCCTACGTTACGGCGGTCGGCGGCACGTCGCTGTCGCGCGCGAGCAACGCACGCGGCTGGAGCGAAACCGTTTGGAGCGGCGCGGGATCGGGTTGCAGCGCTCTCGAGGCGAAGCCGTCGTGGCAAACCGATACCGGTTGCACGCGGCGCACGGTCGCCGATGTGTCGGCCGTCGCCAATCCCAATACGGGCGTCGCAGTATACGACAGCACCGCGTACCGGGGACAATCCGGCTGGATGGTCTTCGGCGGCACGAGCGTCGCTTCACCGGTTATTGCATCGGTGTATGCGCTTGCCGGAAATGCGGGCAGCGTGAACTACGGCTCGTTCTCGTATGCGAATCTCGGCGCGTTGTTCGACGTGACGAGCGGAAGCAACGGGAGTTGCGGCACCTACCTTTGCACCGGAAGGGCCGGTTATGATGGCCCGACGGGCAACGGCACGCCGAACGGCATAGGCGCGTTTTAG
- a CDS encoding oligopeptide/dipeptide ABC transporter ATP-binding protein — protein sequence MSAQPIVEPTTDNLIEVTDLYKYFPIHAGLLSQHVGDVKAVDGVDFTIARGETLGLVGESGSGKTTVGRVILRLLPATKGEVCFDGKPILDLSRGDIRRLRREMQIIFQDPFASLNPRMTVGDIVAEPLKIHHLAEGKAVEARVQELLRLVGLQPYHSNRYPHEFSGGQRQRIGIARALAVDPKFIVCDEPVSALDVSIQAQVINLLEDLQQKLGLTYLFIAHDLSVVRHISTRIAVMYVGKIMELADRDDLYERPLHPYTISLLSAIPIPDPHVEQRRKRIVLTGDIPSPVNPPSGCRFHTRCPVAFERCKLEVPPFTEYAPGHFAACHWVEEHGGQAPDLTGSLPAPGASVVPPGSLA from the coding sequence ATGAGTGCCCAGCCCATAGTTGAGCCAACCACCGACAATCTGATCGAAGTCACCGATCTCTACAAATATTTTCCGATTCACGCCGGGCTGCTCTCGCAGCACGTCGGCGACGTCAAAGCCGTCGACGGCGTAGATTTCACGATCGCTCGCGGCGAGACGCTGGGGCTGGTCGGCGAGTCCGGCTCGGGTAAGACTACGGTCGGACGCGTGATCTTGCGCCTGCTGCCGGCGACCAAAGGCGAAGTCTGCTTCGACGGCAAGCCGATCCTGGATCTTTCGCGCGGCGACATCCGGCGGCTGCGGCGTGAGATGCAAATCATCTTTCAGGACCCGTTTGCCTCGCTGAATCCGCGCATGACCGTCGGCGACATCGTCGCCGAGCCGCTGAAGATTCATCATCTGGCAGAAGGGAAAGCGGTTGAGGCGCGCGTCCAGGAGCTCTTGCGCCTGGTCGGCCTTCAGCCGTATCACTCGAACCGGTATCCGCACGAGTTCTCCGGCGGACAGCGGCAGCGCATCGGAATTGCGCGCGCGCTGGCCGTCGATCCGAAGTTCATTGTCTGCGACGAGCCCGTGTCGGCGCTCGACGTTTCGATTCAAGCGCAGGTGATCAATCTGCTTGAGGATCTGCAGCAGAAACTCGGCTTGACCTATCTCTTCATCGCGCACGACCTGTCGGTCGTTCGCCATATCTCGACGCGCATCGCGGTCATGTACGTCGGGAAGATCATGGAGTTGGCGGATCGGGACGATCTGTACGAACGTCCGCTGCATCCGTATACGATCTCACTGCTGTCGGCAATTCCGATTCCCGATCCGCACGTCGAACAGCGGCGCAAACGCATCGTTCTGACGGGCGACATTCCCTCGCCCGTAAACCCGCCCTCGGGCTGCCGCTTTCACACGCGCTGCCCGGTCGCATTCGAACGCTGCAAGCTGGAAGTGCCGCCGTTCACCGAGTATGCGCCGGGACATTTCGCAGCCTGTCACTGGGTTGAAGAGCACGGCGGGCAAGCGCCGGACCTGACCGGTTCGCTGCCTGCTCCGGGCGCGTCGGTCGTTCCACCGGGCAGCTTGGCCTAG